In Bosea sp. PAMC 26642, the DNA window CCATCGTGGCGATCAACAAGGTCGACAAGCCCGACGCCCGCGTCACCGAAGTCATCAACGAGGTCTTCGACCTCTTCGCCGCGCTCGACGCCAATGACGAGCAGCTCGATTTCCCGATCCTCTACGGTTCGGGCAAGCAGGGCTGGATGGCCCATGACCCCGCCGGTCCGCAAGATCAGGGCCTCGCCCCGATGTACGACCTCATCCTCAGCCATGTGCCCGAGCCGCGCATCGAGGAAGGCCCGTTCCGGATGCTCGGCACGCTGCTCGAAGCCAACCCCTATCTCGGCCGCATCATCACCGGCCGCGTCGTCTCGGGTTCGGCCAAGCCGAACCAGCAGATCAAGGTGCTGTCGGGCGACGGCACGCTGGTCGAGAGCGGCCGCATCACCAAGATCCTGGCCTTCCGCGGCCTCGAGCGCACGCCGATCGAGGAAGCCATCCCCGGCGACATCGTTTCCATCGCCGGGCTGGTGAAGGGCTCGGTCGCCGACACCTTCTGCGATCCGAGCGTCGAGATCGCGATCAAAGCCCAGCCGATCGATCCGCCAACGGTGTCGATGACCTTCATGGTCAACGATTCCCCGCTGGCCGGCACCGAGGGCGACAAGGTCACCACCCGCGTCATCCGCGATCGCCTCCTCAAGGAGGCCGAGGGCAATGTCGCGCTGAAGATCGAGGAGGCCAAGGACAAGGACAGCTACATCGTCTCCGGCCGCGGCGAATTGCAGCTTGCCATCCTGATCGAGCAGATGCGCCGCGAGGGCTTCGAGCTCGGCGTCTCGCGTCCGCGCGTGGTGCTGCGGCGCGACGAGGGCGGTCAGCTGCTGGAGCCGATCGAGGAGGTCATCATCGACGTCGACGAGGAGCATTCCGGCGTCGTCGTGCAGAAGATGTCCGAGCGCAAGGCCGACATGCTGGAGATGCGTCCCTCGGGCGGCAACCGCCTGCGGCTGGTCTTCCACGCCCCGACGCGCGGCCTGATCGGCTATCAGGGCGAACTCCTGACCGACACGCGCGGCACGGCGATCATGAACCGGCTGTTCCATGCGTATCTCCCCTACAAGGGCGAGATCGGCGGCCGCCGCAACGGCGTGCTGATCGCGATGGAGACCGGCGAGGCCGTGGCCTATGCGCTGTGGAACCTGGAAGACCGCGGCCCGATGATGATCGAGCCCGGCTGGAAGGTCTATCAGGGCATGATCGTCGGCGAGCACACCCGCGAGAACGATCTCGAGGTGAACGTTCTCAAGGGCAAGAAGCTCACCAACATCCGCACCACCTCGAAGGACGAGGCGGTGCGCCTGACCCCGCCGATCCGGATGACGCTGGAGCGGTCGCTGGCCTGGATCGACGACGACGAACTTGTCGAAGTGACGCCGAAGTCGATCCGCCTGCGCAAGGGCGTGCTCGACCCCAACGAGCGCAAGCGCTCGCAGAAGATGAAGCAGGAAGTGGCGTAAGCGACTTTCCAGCGCGAGCTGCCGGTTACGGCAGTTCCCACGTCATGGCCGGGCTCGTCCCGGCCATTTTCGTTTTTGGGATGCCCGGCGAAGACGGGAATGCCGGCCTACGCGAACACCGCCCAGGCCAGCAGCGCCGCGATCAGCCACAGCGCCCAGTTGCCCCAGCGGTTGCGCTGCGCCTCGGCACGCCCGATCGCGGCGATTGAGCGTTCATCGAGCGAGAAGCCGTGGCGCGAGGATTCTTCGAGCTGTCCCAGCACGCGCTCGGCCCGGCCGACCGTCTCCGGCAGGGACGCCAGACTGAAGGCGAGCGAACGCGCGCCCCGCCCTGCCTCCTCGATCCGGCCGAGCGGACCAAGATTGCGGGTGATCCAGTCGCGCACCACCGGCTCGGCAGTCGTCCACATGTCGAGCTGCGGATCGAGCGTGCGGGCCACGCCCTCGACCACGACCATGGTCTTCTGCAGCATCACCAGTTCGGTGCGGGTCGCCATGTCGAACAGGCCGGTGATCTCGAAGAGCAGGGTCAGGACTTTCGCCATCGAGATCTGGTCGGCGCTCTTGTCGTGGATCGGCTCGCCGACGGCGCGGATCGCCTGGGCGAAGTCCGCGACCGCATGATGGGCCGGGACATAGCCGGCCTCGAAATGGACCTCGGCCACGCGGGTGTAGTCGCGGGTGATGAAGCCGAGCAGGATTTCGGCGAGGAAGCGCCGTTCCTTCAGGCCGAGCCGGCCCATGATGCCGCCATCGACGGCGACCAGCCGCCCCTGGGGATCGACGAACAGGTTTCCGGGATGCATGTCGGCATGGAAGAAGCCGTCGCGAATGGCATGTTTCAGGAAGGACTGGATCACGGTGCGGCTCAGCACCTGGAGATCGTGGCCCGCCGCGACCAGCCCCTCGACATCCGACAGCCGCGTGCCGTCAATCCATTCGTCGACCAGCATCTCGCGGGCGGTCAGTTGCCAGTCGGGCACCGGCACGCGAAAATCGCTGTCGTCCTTCGTGTTTTCGGCGAATTCGGAAAGGGCGGCCGCCTCCAGCCGCAGATCCATCTCCATCGTCACCGAGCGCGCCAGCGTCTCGACGATGCCGGAAAAGCGAAGCCGCCGCGCCTCGGCCGAGCGCGCTTCCGCCAGTTCCGCGCCGAAGCGCATCGCGGCGAGATCGCGGTGGAAGCGGTCGCGGATGCCGGGCCTGAGCACCTTGACCGCGACCTCTGAGCCGTCCTGCAGCCGGGCGCGATGGACCTGCGCGATGGAAGCCGCGGCGACCGGCGGCCCGAACGCGGCAAAAATCGCCTCGACCGGCCGGTTATGGGCGGCCTCGATCGCGGCCCGTGCCTGCTCGATGGGGAACGGGGCCATCCGGTCCTGCAGTGCCGAGAGATCCGAGGCGATCTTCATGCCGACGACATCGGGCCGCGTCGCCAGGAACTGGCCGAACTTGACGTAGGACGGGCCCAGCCGCGTCAGCGCAGCCGCGAGCCTTGTCGCCGAGGAGCCCGCGCCCTTGCGCTCGATCAGCCGCCCGAGCCGGATCGCGCCCCGCGCCAGCGGCGGCAGCACGGACGGATCGACCAACGCAAGCGCGCCCTCGCGCGCCAGCACGAAGCCGACGCGCGCCGTGCGGGCGAGATGGAAGAGCGAGGTGATCATGCGCGGATTGTCATGGTCGGGCTCGATCCGACCATCTCCCTCCGCAAGAGGCCGCCTGACCGAGATGGTCGGGTCGAGCCCGACCATGACGCCATGGCCATCCTCACAGCTTCCAGCCGGAATGCAGCGCCACGACCCCGCCGGTCATCGGCGTGAACTTCGCCCGCCGGAAGCCGGCATCCTCTATCATGGCGGCGAAGGCCTGCGGCCTTGGAAACTTGCGGATCGACTCGACGAGGTACTGGTAGGGCTCGGCCTCGCCCGTCACCATCCGCCCCATCGGCGGAATGACGTTGAAGGAATAGGCCTCGTAGACCTTGTCGAGGAGGGGCACATCGACATGGCTGAATTCGAGGCAGAGGAACCGCCCGCCGCGCTTGAGCACGCGAAAGGCCTCGGCCAGCGCCTTGTCGATGCGCGGCACGTTCCGGATGCCGAAGGCGATGGTGTAGGCGTCGAAATGAGCGTCGGGCAGGCCGAGCTCTTCCGCATTGCCCTGGACAAAGCGGATGCGCTCGTCGCCGGGAAAGCGCTTTTCGGCACGCTCGCGCCCGACGGCCAGCATCTCCGCATTGATGTCGAGCACGGTGACGTCGGTCTGCGGGCCGCCCGCATCCAGCACCTGGAAGGCGACGTCGCCCGTGCCGCCGGCGACGTCGAGATGGCGGAAGGGCCGGTCCTTGGCGGGCTTCAGCGTGGTGATCAGCGCGTCCTTCCAGAGCCGGTGCAGGCCCACCGACATCAGGTCGTTCATCAGGTCGTAGCGGCCCGCGACCTTGTGGAAGACGTCGTCGACCTTGGCCTGCTTCTCGTCGAGCTTCACGGTCTCGAAGCCGAAATGGGTGGTGTCGGAGGCTGCTGTCACGGCTCGGCTGCTCTTGTGCAAGACTATCTTGTTTTCGCCCGATGCGATGAATAGCCAAACGAGCGGGGCTTGTCGCGGCCCGTCTCGACGCAGCCTACAGAGTGAACCGGAATGCCCGAACTTCCCGAGGTCGAGACCGTCCGGCGCGGGCTGGAGCCCGCCATGCTCGGACAGGTCTTCGCGCGCATCGAGCAGAACCGGCCCGATCTGCGCTTTCCCCTGCCGCAGCGCTTCGTCGAGCGCCTGACCGGCCGCAAGGTCGAGGCGCTTTCGCGTCGCGCGAAATACCTGATCGCCGATCTCGACGACGGGCAGGCGCTGATCATGCATCTGGGCATGAGCGGGCGCTTCGTCGTCGAGGCGCCCGGTACGCCGCCGGTCGAGCCCGGCGCCTATTACAACGAGATCGGCCGGCACCTGCAGCACGATCATGTCGTCTTCCATCTCGGCTCGGGCGCGCGCGTCACCTATAACGACGTGCGCCGCTTCGGCTTCATGGACCTGGTGCCGCGCGCCGATCTCACCGCCTCGAAGCATTTTGCGGGCATGGGCATCGAGCCGCTGGGCAACGAGCTTTCCGGCGAGACGCTGGCGAAACTCTTCGCCGGAAAATTCGCGCCGCTGAAGGCGGCGCTCCTCGACCAGCGGCTGGTGGCGGGCCTGGGCAACATCTATGTCTGCGAGGCGCTGTTCCGCGCAGGCCTCCATCCGGAAGCGCCGGCCGGCTCGATCGCGACAGCCACGGGCCGGCCGCGTCCGGCGGCCCATGAGCTGGCGCGGATCATCCGCGAGGTGCTGGAGGAGGCGATCCTGTCGGGCGGCTCGACGCTGCGCGACTTCGCCCAGACGGACGGCTCGCTCGGCTATTTCCAGCATCGCTTCAAGGTCTACGACCGCGAGGGGCAGCCCTGCACGGCGCCGGGCTGCGTCATGGCAGTGAAGCGCCTGGTCCAGTCCGGCCGCTCGACCTTCTATTGCGAGAGCTGTCAGCCGCGCGCGGCGAAGCGCGGCTGACAGGCCGATACTCAGCGCTTCGGCTGTTCCGGAAATTCGAGCTTCGAGACGTGGTAGCCGAGTTCGCTCGCGCGTTTCACCAGCCGCTGGCGCTGCGCTTCGCCGATCTGCGGGTTGCGGGTGAAGATATAGAGATCCTTGAGGGTCGGGTCGGCCGAGATAAACCAGCTGTAGTCGGCGGCGCGATCGAGGATCCAGTAGTCGCGCACGACCGGCACGACGCCGAGCACGGTGTAGGTCACGCGCAGCTTGGCATTGGTGCCGGGGTCGAGGATCTCGCCGGGGCCGCCGATCGTCTTCGGCTCGCCGGCCGGCGTGCCCATCCGGCAGGAATCGAGCACCTCGATCCGGCCTAGCGCGCTGCGCTTGTATTCGGTCGCGCCAGCGACGCAGCCATCGGTGATCGCCATCGGGCGGCGCGCGATCTCGTGCCAGAGGCCCGTATAGAGACGGCCGGCATCGATAGCCCTGGCCGGCTGCGGCGCAACCGCTTCGGGCATGGCGCCGCCGGCGCAGCCCGCCAGCAGCATCCCGGCGGCAAGGGCTGTGAGGATGTGTCGCTTCATCGAGAAATTCTCCGCTGCCCCCAGCGCCGGCGACCGGATCGGCCACTGTTCTTCATCAGATTTACGCGCGAAGGCGGTCTTCGGATCCATCGCCCCTTGCCCGGCTCGTCCGCGATGGCGCAGCCTGCCTTGCGCGGGCGCGCATGGACTTGGACGCGCTCTCCCCGCTAAAGCTCGCTCAACAGCAAGCATCCGGGAGGCCGCCATGGCTTATGAGACCATTCTCGTCGAGACGAAGGGCAAGGTCGGCGTCGTCACGCTGAACCGCCCACAGGCCCTGAACGCGCTGAACGGCCAGCTCATCGGCGAGGTCAATGCGGCGATAGACGGCTTCGAGTCCGATGCCGGCATCGGCTGCATCGTAATCACGGGTTCCGAGAAGGCCTTTGCCGCCGGCGCCGATATCAAGGAGATGCAGAATCGGACCTACCCGGAGACTTATCTCGACGACCGCTTCGCCGATTGGGACCGCATCGGTCAGCGCCGCAAGCCCATCATCGCCGCGGTTGCGGGATTTGCGCTCGGCGGCGGCTGCGAACTCGCGATGATGTGCGATTTCATCATTGCCGCCGACAACGCGAAATTCGGCCAGCCCGAGATCAATCTCGGCGTCATTCCCGGCGCCGGCGGCACCCAGCGCCTGACCCATGCGATCGGCAAGGCCAAGGCGATGGATCTGTGCCTGACCGGGCGGATGATGGACGTGACCGAGGCCGAGCGGGCCGGCCTCGTCGCGCGGATCGTGCCGTTGGCCGAACTGATGGCGGAGACAATGAAGGCCGCCGAGGCGATCGCATCGAAATCCCTGCCCTCCGTCGTGATGGCGAAGGAGGCGATCAACCGCGCCTTCGAGGTGACGCTGAACGAGGGCCTGCGCTTCGAGCGCCGTGTGTTTTCGTCGCTGTTTGCGACGCAGGATCAGAAGGAAGGCATGGCCGCCTTCGTCGAGAAGCGGAAGCCCGAGTTCAAGAACCGGTAATCGGCGTTCGAAGGTTGCGACCGATCACCATCATGCATGGCGGGCGTGACGTTCTTTGACTTGAACCGTCCCGTCTTCTGCCGGCACGATGGCGGCCTCAGATTCCAAGCAGGATTATCGTCATGACTGCCGCGCTTGCCTCCGCCCCGAGCGGCCTCGTCTTGCCGACCTATGCCGATGTCGAGATTGCCGCCGGCCGGATCAGGGGCGTCGCCCATCATACGCCGGCCTTGACCTCGCGCACCGCCGACGAGCGGACGGGCGCGAGCCTCGTCTTCAAGCCCGAGAACCTGCAGCGCATGGGCGCCTTCAAGTTCCGCGGTGGCTTTAACGCGATCTCGGCGCTGACGCCGGCGCAGAAGAAGGCCGGCGTGCTGACCTTCTCCTCGGGCAACCATGCCCAGGCGATCGCCCTGTCGGGGCAGCTTCTCGGCGTGCCGACCACCATCATCATGCCGGAGGACGCCCCGGCTGCGAAGGTCGCCGCGACCAGGGCCTATGGCGGCGAGATCGTGCTCTACGACCGCTATACGCAGGATCGTCTCGAAATCGGCACCAGGCTCGCCGCCGAACGCGGCCTCAGCCTGATCCCGCCCTATGACCACCCCGACGTCATCGCCGGCCAAGGTACGGCGTCGAAGGAGCTGATCGAGGATGCCGGCCCGCTCGACATCCTTCTGGTCTGCCTGGGCGGCGGCGGGTTGCTGGCGGGCGCGGCGCTCGCCGCCAAGGCGCTGAACCCGGCCTGCAAGGTCTATGGCGTCGAGCCCGAGGCGGGCAATGACGGCCAGCAATCCTTCCGCTCCGGCAGAATCGTCAAGATCGCGGTGCCCAAGACCATCGCCGACGGGGCGCAGACGCCGTTCCTCGGCGATTATACCTTTCCGATCATCCAGGCTCTTGTCGAGGATATCGTTACCGTCAGCGACGCCGCTCTGGTCGAGGCCATGGCCTTTTTCGCCGAGCGCATGAAGCTCGTGGTCGAGCCGACGGGCTGCTTGGCGGCAGCCGCCGCTTTCACCGGCGCGGTGCCGGTGAAAGGCAATCGCGTCGGCGTCATCCTGAGCGGCGGCAATGTCGATCTGGCGAGCTTCGCCCGCTTCATCGCGCCGCCTGCGTGAAATCCCGCCGCCCGATGTCATTCCGGCGTTGACGGGGCGCATTCGAGCGACTATACGCCAGCCTCTCGCAACGGCCTGCGCAAGCATCGGCCGCTGCCTAGGATTTTCCATCACGGTCGCGTTCCGACCCCGCCAGGCGCAGAGCCGAAGGCGCGCGGACGCGATGACAACGAGGACGTATTCGATGGCCAATACGACGTCGGCCAAAAAGGCCACGCGCAAGATCGTGCGTCGCACCGAGGTCAATAAGGCGCGCCGTTCGCGGATGCGCACCTTCCTGCGCAAGGTCGAGGAGGCGATCGCCTCCGGCGACAAGAGCGCCGCGGCCGACGCCCTGAAGGCCGCCCAGCCGGAGATCATGCGAGCCGCCCAGAAGGGTGTGGTTCACAAGAACACGGCTTCGCGGAAAGTCTCGCGTCTGGCGCATCGGGTCAGCGCTCTCGCCTCCTGAAGCCAGCCCGACCAGGACTGTTTTCGACTGTTGCAAACCCGGCCGCGAGGCCGGGTTTTTCGTTGGCTGCAGATGTGATGTGGCCCCACCGCCACACTGCGCCGAGACCAGAAATTCGTGCCGAGACAAGGCGATTTCGCAATCTTTCCACTGCTTTGCGCGCTTGACTCTCGAGGCGATTTTCGGGCGCGAATCGGGCCCTTGCCTGGGTTTTGACCGCGCAGATAAAGCCCATATTTTTCATGATCTTAGCGGGCAAAGGATTTGCAGGCAGGGATTCGCACGAGCCCGCCGCCCGCCCGCCGCCTGATCGGAAAAAAAAGATTCAGGCACGCCACCACGAGCCCCTGGTAAAGAAATCCTTAAGTTCCCCAACCAATTGCAGGGCGCCTGCCGGTCGGTCAGCTAGGGCCGCGATGGCCTTGAGTCAGGGGCGCCGCGCGGCAAGCATATTGCTCCCGTTCGAGAGCGCCCTGTAAGGTCTTTTCATCGCCGGTCGGGCAGCAATGACCGCCGGGGATTTCCGAAAGTATCGGTGTTTGGCTCGCGACCGGAGGAGGGTTGGAGGATGCTGCCTTTTGTCTTGATGCGTTGAGATGAAACGCGGCCTCGTTCATCGGCGGGCCTTCCAAGCGTAATCGATCAGACCGGGATTTGCCGAACCTGTGGGGCAGGAAGCGCCACACGGGACCGGCACCCCCGTTCGCAAGTCACAAGTGTTGGCGCAGCGGCCGCATCGCGGCCGCTGAAGATCCGGCACGATCAGATTTTTCAAGATGGGGCAGATGGATGTTTGAACGGCAGGACAGGGGCGAGGGCATCGATGTAACGGCGGTTGCGACGCCGGTCGTCGCGGCTCTGATGGCGGAGGCGAACGACGTGCACATCAGCCAGGCCGTGCCGACCGAGGCGTTTCTCACCGAAGCCTGGGATCGTGTCAGGCGGCGCCTGCGGGCCGAACTCGGCGAAGACGTCTTTTCGAGCTGGTTCGCCCGCGTCGAACTCGGTGGCATCGCCGACGGCGTCGCTTATCTGACCGTTCCCACCCGCTTTCTGAAGAGCTGGCTCGAGGCGCACTACGCCGAGCGGCTGCGGGTCAACTGCACGGCCGAGCTTCCGGCCCCCAATGGCTTGGTCCTGTCGGTGCGCCAGGTGTCGCGCGAGGCGGCCCCGATGCCCGGTGCCTCCTCCGTCCTTCCGGTGCGTCAAGCCGCTAGGCCCGGCTCCGCTGCCGTCGAGATGCGCTTCGCCGGCGCTCCTCAGCCGGCCGTCGGGAGCGAAGCGCCGGGCGAACGCGATCTCGTCGATGCCTGCGGCACCTCGCTTGACCGGCGCATGAACTTCGAGAGCTTCATCACCGGAAAATCGAACCAGCTCGCCTTTGCGGCGGCCGAGCGGATCGCGGCGGCCCCCGCGGGTTCGGCGCCCTATAATCCACTGTACATCCATGCCGGAGTTGGCCTCGGCAAGACGCATCTTCTGCAGGCGATCGCCCAGGAGGCACGCAATGGCGGCAAGCGCGTCGCCTATTTCACCGCAGACCGCTTCATGTACGGCTTCGTCGCGGCGCTGAAATCGCAAACCGCGCTCGCCTTCAAGGAGAAGCTGCGCGGCATCGACCTGCTCGTCGTCGACGACGTTCAGTTCATTCAGGGCAAGTCGATCCAGCAGGAGTTCGGTCACACCATCAATGCGCTGATCGACGCCGGCAAGCAGATCGTCGTGGCGGGAGACCGCCTCGCCAATGATCTGGAGGCGCTCGACGAGCGCATCCGGTCGCGGCTCGGCGGCGGGCTCGTGGTTGAGGTCGGCGATCTCGACGAGACCCTGCGCGCGAAGATCCTGACCTCGCGGCTGGCGACACTGCAGGCGGCTCACGCCAATTTCCAGGTCAATCCCGAGGTGGTGACCTATGTCGCCCGCGTCGTCGCCACCAATGGGCGCGATCTCGACGGCGCCGCCAACCGCCTGCTGGCGCACGCCACGCTGTCGGGCCAACCGGTTACGATGGAGACGGCCGAGGCCGCGATCCGCGATCTGGTGCGCACCCGCGAGCCGCGCCGCGTCAAGATCGAGGATATCCAGAAGCTGGTCGCGACCCGCTACAATGTCAGCCGGGCCGATATCTTGTCGGAGCGCCGCACGGCGGCCGTGGTCAAGCCGCGCCAGATCGCGATGTATCTGTCGAAGGCGCTGACGCCGCGCTCGCTGCCGGAGATCGGCCGCCGCTTCGGTGGACGCGACCACACCACCGTGCTGCATGCGGTGCGGAAGATCGAAAAGCAGATCACCGAAGATCGCTCGCTGCATGACGAGGTCGATCTGCTCAAGCGGATGCTGCAGGAATGAGCGACCGCGCCGCTTGCCGCGTTCGGCAGGCGGCGTTTTGACTGTGATTGCCGATCGCGACGCCCTTGCGCCGCTGGCACGCCTCCGGCAATGTCGCGGGCCATTCCGCCGCCCGCGCAGATCGCGTTCGGGCGCAAGCACGCCAGAAGACTGAAGACGATGAAGGTTACCGTCGAACGCTCCACCCTGCTGAAGTCGCTGGGCCACGTGCATCGCGTGGTGGAGCGCCGCAACACGATCCCGATCCTGTCGAATCTGCTTTTGAGCGGCACCGAGGCCGGCCTGAAGCTGAAGGCGACCGACCTCGATATCGAGGTCGTCGAGACGGTGCCCGCCGACGTGGCCGAGCCCGGCGCGACGACGGTGCCCGCGCACACCCTATACGACATCGTCCGCAAGCTGCCTGACGGCGCGCAGGTTTCGCTGGAGACGACCGGCGAGACCGGGCTCGTGCTGCGCTCGGGCCGCTCGCGCTTCCAGCTCCAGACGCTACCGGAAAGCGACTTTCCCGACATCACAGCCGGCGAGATGGCGCATCGCTTCACGCTGCCGGCAGGCGAGTTCAAGCGCCTGATCGACAAGACGCAGTTTGCGATCTCCACCGAGGAGACGCGCTACTACCTCAACGGCATCTATCTCCACGCCATCGAGGTCGAAGGCCGCAGCCTGTTGCGCGCCGTCGCGACCGACGGCCACAGGCTCGCCCGCGTCGACATGGCGGCGCCCGCGGGGGCTGCCGGCATGCCCGGCGTGATCGTGCCGCGCAAGGCCGTCGCCGAGATCCAGAAGCTGCTGGAGGATGGCGAGAGCCAGGTGACGATCGAGCTGTCGGCGACCAAAATCCGGGTCGCGACGCAGGACGTCGTGCTGACCTCGAAGCTGATCGACGGCACTTTCCCGGACTACCAGCGCGTCATCCCCAGCGGCAACGACAAGCGGCTGACCGTCGACCGGGGCGATTTTGCGGCCTCCGTCGATCGTGTTTCCACGATCTCGTCGGAGCGTGGCCGGGCCGTGAAGCTCTCCATGGCCGATGGCCGCATGACGCTCTCGGTGACCAACCCGGATTCTGGCTCGGCGACCGAGGAGATCGAGGTCGATTATGATGCGAGCCCGCTCGATATCGGCTTCAACGCCCGATATCTGATGGATATCGCAGCGCAGCTAGACGGCGATACCGCCCTGCTCAAGCTCGCCGACCCTGGTTCGCCCACCGTGATCCAGGACCGCGAGGGGGCCTCGGCGCTCTATGTGCTGATGCCGATGCGCGTCTAGGCGCAAAGCTCGCCAGTGGCCGCCGTCGCGCGCCTGATCCTTCAGGATTTCCGCTCCTATGAGGCCCTCGACCTTCTCGTCGAGGGCCAAATCGTTGCGCTCGTCGGCGAAAACGGTGCGGGCAAGACCAATATCCTGGAAGCCCTCTCGTTGTTCGCGCCCGGCCGCGGCCTGCGCCGCACCGATCTACCTGACATGGCGCGCCAGGGCGGAGCGGGCGGCTTTGCCGTTTCGATCGCGCTTGGCGAGGATGGCCATCGTCTCGGCATGGGTCTGGGCCCGGCCGATGTGGAGGGCAGGCGATCCCGCCTGTCGCGGATCGACGGCGTCGCAGTGGGCTCAGCGCTCGCCTTCAGCGACCATCTGCGCATCGTCTGGCTGACGCCCGATCTCGACGGGCTGTTCCGTGGCTCGGCCG includes these proteins:
- the dnaN gene encoding DNA polymerase III subunit beta, which codes for MKVTVERSTLLKSLGHVHRVVERRNTIPILSNLLLSGTEAGLKLKATDLDIEVVETVPADVAEPGATTVPAHTLYDIVRKLPDGAQVSLETTGETGLVLRSGRSRFQLQTLPESDFPDITAGEMAHRFTLPAGEFKRLIDKTQFAISTEETRYYLNGIYLHAIEVEGRSLLRAVATDGHRLARVDMAAPAGAAGMPGVIVPRKAVAEIQKLLEDGESQVTIELSATKIRVATQDVVLTSKLIDGTFPDYQRVIPSGNDKRLTVDRGDFAASVDRVSTISSERGRAVKLSMADGRMTLSVTNPDSGSATEEIEVDYDASPLDIGFNARYLMDIAAQLDGDTALLKLADPGSPTVIQDREGASALYVLMPMRV